A window of the Brassica napus cultivar Da-Ae chromosome A2, Da-Ae, whole genome shotgun sequence genome harbors these coding sequences:
- the LOC106388805 gene encoding mitogen-activated protein kinase 17, whose amino-acid sequence MLEKEFFTEYGEASQYQIQEVVGKGSYGVVASAECPHTGGKVAIKKMTNVFEHVSDAIRILREIKLLRLLKHPDIVEIKHIMLPPCRKEFKDIYVVFELMESDLHHVLKVNDDLTPQHHQFFLYQLLRGLKFMHSAHVFHRDLKPKNILANADCKIKICDLGLARVSFTDSPSAVFWTDYVATRWYRAPELCGSFYSNYTPAIDMWSVGCIFAEMLTGKPLFPGKNVVHQLELVTDLLGTPSPVTLSRIRNEKARKYLSNMRRKDPVPFTHKFPNIDPVALKLLQRLVAFDPKDRPSAEEALADPYFQGLANVDYEPSRQPISKLEFEFERRKLTRDDVRELMYREILEYHPQMLQEYLQGEENTNSHFLYPSGVDQFKQEFARLEDHKEDEEERNSPPVQRKYTSLPRERVCSSEDEGADSVHAQPSSSSVVFTPPQTPNKDTGLSSQKTTQVDKAAAATPVKRSACLVRSDSICASRCIGVSSAVS is encoded by the exons ATGTTGGAGAAAGAGTTTTTCACCGAGTATGGTGAAGCAAGCCAATATCAGATCCAAGAAGTTGTCGGAAAAGGAAGCTACGGAGTTGTTGCATCTGCTGAATGTCCCCACACTGGTGGCAAAGTAGCCATCAAGAAGATGACTAATGTCTTTGAACACGTCTCGGATGCGATTCGGATACTCAGGGAGATCAAGCTTCTGAGGCTTCTGAAACATCCGGACATCGTGGAGATCAAACATATAATGCTGCCTCCTTGTCGGAAGGAGTTCAAAGATATATATGTAGTGTTTGAGTTGATGGAGTCAGATCTTCACCATGTCTTAAAGGTAAATGATGACCTCACTCCTCAGCATCATCAATTCTTCTTGTACCAACTTCTTCGTGGCTTAAAATTCATGCACTCAG CTCATGTTTTCCATAGAGATCTGAAGCCTAAGAACATCCTCGCTAATGCTGATTGCAAAATCAAGATTTGTGATTTAGGACTCGCTCGTGTCTCCTTCACTGATTCTCCTTCTGCCGTTTTCTGGACT GACTACGTTGCTACAAGATGGTACCGTGCTCCAGAGCTATGTGGTTCCTTCTACTCCAAC TACACACCAGCGATTGACATGTGGAGCGTTGGCTGCATATTTGCAGAGATGCTAACCGGAAAGCCCTTGTTCCCTGGCAAAAACGTTGTGCATCAGCTAGAACTCGTCACGGATCTGCTTGGAACTCCCTCGCCAGTGACTCTCTCCAGG ATTCGGAATGAGAAGGCTAGAAAGTATTTGAGTAACATGAGGAGAAAGGATCCTGTTCCTTTCACCCATAAGTTCCCAAATATCGATCCTGTGGCGCTGAAGTTGCTTCAGCGTTTAGTTGCTTTTGATCCAAAGGACCGTCCCTCTGCTGAGGAG GCATTAGCTGATCCATATTTTCAAGGATTGGCAAATGTAGACTACGAACCTTCGAGGCAACCTATCTCGAAgcttgagtttgagtttgaaaGGAGGAAGTTGACTAGGGATGATGTGAGGGAGCTCATGTATAGAGAG attttagagtACCATCCACAGATGCTGCAAGAGTATCTGCAAGGAGAAGAGAACACCAACTCTCATTTTCTATACCCAAGCGGAGTTGATCAGTTCAAACAAGAGTTTGCCAGGCTCGAAGATCACaaggaagatgaagaggaaCGTAACTCCCCACCAGTCCAGAGAAAGTACACTTCACTCCCCag AGAACGGGTGTGTTCATCAGAGGACGAAGGTGCTGATTCGGTTCACGCCCAACCGTCTTCGTCCTCAGTGGTGTTTACACCTCCACAGACTCCAAACAAGGATACTGGGTTATCATCACAGAAGACAACACAAGTAGAcaaagcagcagcagcaactcCGGTAAAACGGTCTGCTTGTCTAGTGAGGAGTGATAGTATCTGTGCTTCCAGATGTATCGGCGTCTCCTCTGCAGTCTCTTAg